From a region of the Pecten maximus chromosome 18, xPecMax1.1, whole genome shotgun sequence genome:
- the LOC117316971 gene encoding trichohyalin-like, producing the protein MPLEQIGRNLDENDRTRQRTTRTRQRTTQDETAHDQNETEHDQNETAHDQDETAHDHNETAHDQNETTQDPELDSSRPERDRARPERDSARTRTRQRHDQDETEHDQNETAHDQDETAHDQKRQAHDQNETAHDQNETTTSQRKTRTIQRAYQNLDSARRERDSARPGTRQRTDHNETAQDPERDSARPERDSARPERDSAVPERDNARPGRDQRTTRTRQRTNRTGERTTRTRQRHDQDETAQDQNERGARQDETAHDQNETAQTRRDSARPERDSARPDTRQRTYQNDDSAGPGRDQNARPNGTGTTRTRQRTTRTRRARQHETAHDQTRDSARPEGDSARPERDRAGPERAQRTTRTRQRTTRTRQRHDQNETGHEQNETERDSARAERDRHDQDETAQDQNETAQDQNDSAGPERDSARPERRQRRTRNETGETTKTRQRRTRTRHARPERDSARPRTRKAHDQNETAQDQNETAHDQKRTARAERDSARRTRPRPETRQRQDQNPDSARPRKRQRTTRTRHADQTRQRTTNETAHDQKRDSAGPERDSGQDQNETAHDQNGTAHDQDETAHDQDETGRPGREAQTGRDSAGPERDRHDQTTADQTRSADQNETAHDQNETAHDQTRQRRPNETAHDQTRQRRTRTDSARQGRTAQDEDETEHDQKRQHDQNETAHDQKRQRRTRTRQTRPGRDSAGPERDSDGRTEGDQNETAQAGRDSARPDESDARQTQTRTRQPRPERDSARPGRDSAGPERDSARERTGTPETKHTTERDRHTEAQTQTRQHDRRDSEDQDGEAQTRRDRQDERNKHDQKRDTTTRTRQRTTTETAHDQNETGRTRRDSAGPETRQQRQNENTQDQTRQRTTRTRQARPATDSHDQNETAHDRTTDADQNETAQDQNETAHDQTRQRRPETRQHDQNRQAHGPERDSARAETPGARTEDTPDKRDSDDQNETATRQRHQKRQRRPGRDSADQKRDRQTKDNARPERGQRTTRTRQRTTRRDSHDQNETRTTREADSARPERDSAGPERDSARPDETARPERTATTRTRQRRPERSRHKSKTDRNARTQKKSRARPEDADRRTRERRPDEQQDRTRRRQRTQTRETGTTRRTGRRETRRPERHARPEEKRRQTRQADQTNSADQNETGSDRTSTQDKTGDRKRSTTRETGRPERDTQARRESRTRTRQAGPGEAHDQRDSADQNETTQQTDSAHQNEQRTPERDSARPERTRRPEEQAGPEQKRRQKRQRRPERDTHDRTRSADQQQPRPERTPDQNETPDQKRQADQTRQHDKRQADQKRDSARPERDRARPDRHGHDQNETAHDQNGTAQTRTRQSRTRTRQRTTRTRQRRPEQTAHDQNETSARPERDRNETKRRPERDSARPERDSARPERDRRRPETRPAHGPERDSHDQNETAQDQNETAHDQHETAHDQTRQAHDQNETAQDQTRQARPGRDSARPERDRHDQNETAHGPETRQRRTKGQQHGQNEKPRTRQRRTRTRQRTTSTRQPRQDETAHDQKRDSAVTRTRTAHDQYETAHDQDDTAQDQNETAHDHGRDSCTTRTRQLHDQKRDNARPETRQQARPERDNRTTRTRQRTTRNETAQDQNETATRQRRPERDRRTTRTRSQTRTDSAGPEQKARPGQSARPEERDSARAERDRQDQNETAHDQHETAQARTRQRTTRTRQRTTRRDSARPERDNGRPERDSARPERDSARPGRVQRTTMNETTARTRTREAGPERDSARPERDSARPETRQRTNRTRQARPGRDNARPDETAHDQDDTAQDQNETAHDQDETAHDQKRDRARPERDSADQNETAHDRTSTASRPGRDNVTTRTRQRHDQDETAQDQNETAHDQDDTAHYQNDDISLP; encoded by the exons aacgagacagcgcACGACCAGGACGAGACAGCGCACGACCCAGGACGAGACAGCGCACGACCAGAACGAGACAGAGCACgaccagaacgagacagcgcACGACCAGGACGAGACAGCGCACGACCATAACGAGACAGCGCACGACCAGAACGAGACAACGCAAGACCCAGAACTAGACAGCTCACGACCAGAACGAGACAGGGCGCgaccagaacgagacagcgcACGTACGAGAACGAGACAGCGCCACGACCAGGACGAGACAGAGCACgaccagaacgagacagcgcACGACCAGGACGAGACAGCGCACGACCAGAAGAGACAAGCGCACgaccagaacgagacagcgcACGACCAGAACGAGACAAC AACGAGCCAACGCAAGACCAGAACGATACAGCGCGCGTACCAGAACCTAGACAGCGCACGACGAGAACGAGACAGCGCACGACCAGGTACGAGACAGCGCACTGACCACAACGAGACAGCTCAGGACCCAGAACGAGACAGCGCACgaccagaacgagacagcgcacgaccagaacgagacagcgcAGTACCAGAACGAGACAACGCACGACCAGGACGAGACCAGCGCACgaccagaacgagacagcgcACGAACAGGACGGGAGAGCGCACgaccagaacgagacagcgGCACGACCAGGACGAGACAGCGCAGGACCAGAACGAGAGAGGCGCACGACAGGACGAGACAGCGCACgaccagaacgagacagcgcAGACCAGACGAGACAGCGCACGACCAGAAAGGGACAGCGCACGACCAGACACGAGACAGCGCACGTACCAGAACGATGACAGCGCAGGACCAGGACGAGACCAAAACGCACGACCGAACGGGACAGGCACgaccagaacgagacagcgcACGACCAGGACGAGACGAGCACGACAGCACGAGACAGCGCACGACCAGACACGAGACAGCGCACGACCAGAAGGGGACAGCGCACGACCAGAACGAGACAGAGCAGGACCAGAACGAGCACAGCGCACGACCAGGACGAGACAGCGCACgaccagaacgagacagcgGCACGACCAGAACGAGACAGGGCACGAGCAGAACGAGACAG aacgagacagcgcACGAGCAGAACGAGACAGGCACGACCAGGACGAGACAGCGCAGgaccagaacgagacagcgcAGGACCAGAACGACAGCGCAGgaccagaacgagacagcgcACGACCAGAACGGAGACAGCGCAGGACCAGGAACGAGACAGGGGAAACGACCAAGACGAGACAGCGCAGGACCAGAACGAGACACGCACgaccagaacgagacagcgcCAGACCACGAACGAGAAAAGCGCACgaccagaacgagacagcgcaggaccagaacgagacagcgcACGACCAGAAGAGGACAGCGCGGGCAGAACGCGACAGCGCACGGAGAACGAGACCCAGACCAGAAACGAGACAGCGGCAGGACCAAAACCCAGACAGCGCACGACCAAGGAAGAGACAGCGCACGACCAGGACGAGACACGCAGACCAGACGAGACAGCGCACGACCAACGAGACAGCGCACGACCAGAAACGAGACAGCGCAGgaccagaacgagacagcgGCCAGgaccagaacgagacagcgcACGACCAGAACGGGACAGCGCACGACCAGGACGAGACAGCGCACGACCAAGACGAGACAGGCAGACCAGGACGAGAAGCGCAGACAGGACGAGACAGCGCAGGACCAGAACGAGACAGGCACGACCAAACGACAGCCGACCAGACGAGAAGCGCAgaccagaacgagacagcgcacgaccagaacgagacagcgcACGACCAAACGAGACAGCGCAGACCAAACGAGACAGCGCACGACCAGACGAGACAGCGCAGGACCAGGACAGACAGCGCACGACAGGGAAGGACAGCGCAGGACGAGGACGAGACAGAGCACGACCAGAAGAGACAGCACgaccagaacgagacagcgcACGACCAGAAGAGACAGCGCAGGACCAGAACGAGACAGACGCGACCAGGACGAGACAGCGCAGgaccagaacgagacagcgACGGCAGAACAGAAGGCgaccagaacgagacagcgcAAGCAGGACGAGACAGCGCACGACCAGACGAGAGCGACGCCAGACAGACGCAGACCAGGACGAGACAGCCACgaccagaacgagacagcgcACGACCAGGACGAGACAGCGCAGgaccagaacgagacagcgcACGCGAAAGAACAGGCACGCCAGAAACGAAGCACACGACAGAACGAGACAGGCACACAGAAGCGCAGACCCAGACGAGACAGCACGACCGACGAGACAGCGAGGACCAGGACGGAGAAGCGCAGACCAGAAGAGACAGGCAGGACGAACGCAACAAGCACGACCAGAAACGAGACACCACgaccagaacgagacagcgcACGACCACAGAGACAGCGCACGACCAGAACGAGACAGGCAGGACCAGACGAGACAGCGCAGGACCAGAAACGAGACAGCAACGACAGAACGAGAACACGCAAGACCAGACGAGACAGCGCACGACCAGAACGAGACAAGCAAGACCAGCGACAGACAGCCACgaccagaacgagacagcgcACGACAGGACGACAGACGCAgaccagaacgagacagcgcaggaccagaacgagacagcgcACGACCAGACGAGACAGCGACGACCAGAGACGAGACAGCACGACCAGAACAGACAAGCGCACGgaccagaacgagacagcgcCAGGGCAGAAACGCCAGGAGCCAGAACAGAAGACACGCCAGACAAACGAGACAGCGACgaccagaacgagacagc aacgagacagcgACACCAGAAGAGACAGCGCAGACCAGGACGAGACAGCGCAGACCAGAAACGAGACAGACAGACCAAAGACAACGCACGACCAGAACGAGGACAGCGCACgaccagaacgagacagcgcACGACCAGAAGAGACAGCCACGACCAGAACGAGACACGCACGACCAGAGAGGCAGACAGCGCAAgaccagaacgagacagcgcaggaccagaacgagacagcgcACGACCAGACGAGACAGCACGACCAGAACGAACAGCCACGACCAGGACGAGACAGCGCAGACCAGAACGGAGCCGACATAAGAGCAAGACAGACAGAAACGCACGGACGCAGAAGAAAAGCAGAGCCAGACCAGAAGACGCAGACAGAAGAACCAGAGAGCGCAGACCAGACGAACAGCAGGACCGAACGAGAAGGCGACAGCGCACGCAGACCAGAGAGACAGGCACGACCAGAAGAACAGGCAGACGCGAGACACGCCGACCAGAGAGACACGCACGACCAGAAGAGAAGCGCAGACAGACGAGACAGGCAGACCAAACGAACAGCGCAGACCAGAACGAGACAGGCAGCGACAGAACGAGCACGCAGGACAAGACAGGAGACAGAAAGAGGAGCACGACCAGAGAGACAGGCAGGCCAGAACGAGACACGCAGGCCAGAAGAGAAAGCAGGACCAGAACGAGACAGGCAGGACCAGGAGAAGCGCACGACCAGAGAGACAGCGCAGACCAGAACGAGACAACGCAGCAGACGGACAGCGCACACCAGAACGAGCAGCGCACGCCAGAACGAGACAGCGCACGACCAGAACGAACACGCAGACCAGAAGAACAGGCAGGACCAGAACAGAAGCGCAGGCAGAAGAGACAGCGCCGACCAGAACGAGACACGCACGACAGAACGAGAAGCGCAGACCAACAACAGCCACGACCAGAAAGGACACCAGACCAGAACGAGACACCAGACCAGAAGAGACAGGCAGACCAGACGAGACAGCACGACAAACGACAGGCAGACCAGAAACGAGACAGCGCACGACCAGAACGAGACAGAGCACGACCAGACAGACACGGACACgaccagaacgagacagcgcACGACCAGAACGGGACAGCGCAGACCAGAACGAGACAGAGCAGgaccagaacgagacagcgcACGACCAGGACGAGACAGCGCAGACCAGAACAGACAGCGCACGACCAGAACGAGACAAGCGCACGACCAGAACGAGACAGA AACGAGACAAAGCGCAgaccagaacgagacagcgcacgaccagaacgagacagcgcACGACCAGAACGAGACAGACGCAGACCAGAAACGAGACCAGCGCACGGACCAGAACGAGACAGCCACgaccagaacgagacagcgcaggaccagaacgagacagcgcACGACCAGCACGAGACAGCGCACGACCAGACGAGACAAGCGCACgaccagaacgagacagcgcAGGACCAAACGAGACAGGCACGACCAGGACGAGACAGCGCACGACCAGAACGAGACAGGCACgaccagaacgagacagcgcACGGACCAGAAACGAGACAGCGCAGGACCAAAGGACAGCAGCACGGCCAGAACGAGAAGCCCAGAACGAGACAGCGCAGgaccagaacgagacagcgcACGACCAGCACGAGACAGCCCAGACAGGACGAGACAGCGCACGACCAGAAACGAGACAGCGCAGTGACCAGAACGAGAACAGCGCACGACCAGTACGAGACAGCTCACGACCAGGACGATACAGCGCAGgaccagaacgagacagcgcACGACCATGGACGAGACAGCTGCACGACCAGAACGAGACAACTGCACGACCAGAAACGAGACAACGCACGACCAGAAACGAGACAGCAGGCACGACCAGAACGAGACAACCGCACGACCCGAACGAGACAACGCACGACCAGGAACGAGACAGCGCAGgaccagaacgagacagc aacgagacagcgcAGACCAGAACGAGACAGACGCACGACCAGAACGAGAAGCCAGACCAGAACAGACAGCGCAGGACCAGAACAGAAAGCACGACCAGGACAAAGCGCACGACCAGAGGAACGAGACAGCGCACGAGCAGAACGAGACAGGCAGgaccagaacgagacagcgcACGACCAGCACGAGACAGCGCAGGCCAGAACGAGACAGCGCACgaccagaacgagacagcgcACGACCAGACGAGACAGCGCACGACCAGAACGAGACAACGGACgaccagaacgagacagcgcACGACCAGAACGGGACAGCGCACGACCAGGACGAGTACAGCGCACGACCATGAACGAGACAACGGCACGGACCAGAACGAGAGAGGCAGgaccagaacgagacagcgcacgaccagaacgagacagcgcACGACCAGAAACGAGACAGCGCACGAACAGGACGAGACAGGCACGACCAGGACGAGACAACGCACGCCCAGACGAGACAGCGCACGACCAGGACGATACAGCGCAGgaccagaacgagacagcgcACGACCAGGACGAGACAGCGCACGACCAGAAACGAGACAGAGCACGACCCGAACGAGACAGCGCAgaccagaacgagacagcgcACGACAGGACGAGTACAGCGTCACGACCAGGACGAGACAACGTCACgaccagaacgagacagcgTCACGACCAGGACGAGACAGCGCAGgaccagaacgagacagcgcACGACCAGGACGATACAGCGCACTACCAGAACGATGACATATCACTACCATAA